One genomic region from Magallana gigas chromosome 3, xbMagGiga1.1, whole genome shotgun sequence encodes:
- the LOC105325385 gene encoding acid phosphatase type 7 isoform X2, which produces MSTTPTCVDALDVPEQIHISFGDRPDIMVVMWSCKSHITCHVAYGTSAENMTNHSTSYTSTLNLDSWNALKIIYRAELKGLSAGRRHFYQVRCTQNGGQGHTNSSVFSFRTPDAKTDRQAKFLMYGDLGAVGGIPTFPALLDDVTKNNYDAVWHVGDFGYDLHSNGGKVGDDFMRKIEAIAARIAYMTSPGNHELEKDMHHYRVRFSMPGGGWPMGHDRLWYSVDIGPVHFISYSTEVFFIENQDYVCKQYDWLLKDLIKANQNRHSRPWVVAMGHRPMYCSNKNIDDCTGRILGYWVKYGLEDLFQAQGVDLVLQAHEHSYERLWPVYDYQVMAKNYLDPRAPVHVISGAAGCGENVDYMGDPKPWSAFRADTASSHSYGRLIVVNRTHLLFEQVSVDFNSTIDKFWLVQNNHGPRIGNWECKDGYYNNHPTCKCPLPFHYVTVAVFGGVFIFIVIAMSIYFCTKCCHICRCCQNKCCTGSAKCYTGSAKCCDSFSVDRGFCRNRSRLKETSSRFKLLDDDEEEDLII; this is translated from the exons ATGTCTACTACCCCTACTT GTGTTGACGCGCTGGATGTTCCCGAACAGATTCACATCAGCTTTGGAGACCGCCCCGACATCATGGTGGTCATGTGGTCTTGTAAATCACACATCACATGTCACGTGGCTTATGGAACCTCCGCCGAGAACATGACAAATCATTCCACCAGTTACACTTCGACATTAAATCTGGATAGTTGGAAcgctttgaaaattatttatagaGCAGAGCTTAAG GGCCTATCAGCTGGCAGACGACATTTCTATCAGGTCCGATGCACTCAAAATGGAGGTCAAGGTCACACCAACAGTTCCGTGTTCTCTTTCAGGACGCCGGATGCAAAAACG GACAGACAAGCAAAGTTTCTTATGTATGGTGACTTGGGTGCAGTGGGGGGCATCCCAACATTCCCTGCTCTActtgatgacgtcacaaaaaaTAACTATGACGCTGTGTGGCATGTTGGTGACTTCGGTTATGACCTTCATTCTAATGGCGGAAAG GTAGGCGACGACTTTATGAGAAAAATTGAAGCTATAGCAGCAAGAATTGCCTACATGACGTCACCCGGTAACCATG AGCTGGAGAAAGACATGCATCACTACAGGGTGAGGTTCTCCATGCCCGGGGGAGGCTGGCCCATGGGGCACGACAGACTGTGGTACAGCGTGGACATAGGGCCAGTTCACTTCATCAG CTATTCCACCGAGGTATTTTTCATCGAAAATCAAGATTACGTGTGTAAGCAATATGACTGGCTGCTAAAAGACCTCATAAAAGCCAATCAAAATCGCCACAGTAGACCTTGGGTCGTTGCCATGGGACATCGACCGATGTACTGCTCCAACAAGAACATTGACGACTGTACCGGGCGAATCCTTGGTTACTGGGTCAAATACGG GCTGGAGGATCTGTTTCAGGCCCAGGGGGTGGACCTCGTGCTCCAGGCTCACGAACACTCCTACGAACGACTGTGGCCGGTCTACGACTACCAGGTCATGGCCAAGAACTACCTCGACCCCCGGGCACCTGTACACGTGATCTCAGGGGCCGCCGGGTGTGGGGAAAATGTTGACTACATGGGAGACCCCA AACCGTGGTCAGCATTCAGAGCAGACACAGCCAGCAGTCACTCCTATGGAAGATTGATAGTAGTCAATCGAACGCACCTTCTGTTTGAACAAGTTTCCGTGGATTTCAACTCAACTATTGACAAATTCTGGTTGGTTCAGAACAATCATGGCCCAAGAATAGGAAACTGGGAGTGTAAGGACGGCTATTACAACAACCACCCTACCTGTAAGTGCCCCCTGCCCTTCCATTACGTCACAGTCGCCGTGTTCGGGGGAGTATTCATTTTCATCGTCATTGCCATgagtatttatttttgtaccaaatGTTGCCACATTTGCCGATGTTGCCAAAACAAGTGTTGCACAGGAAGTGCAAAGTGTTACACAGGAAGTGCAAAGTGCTGCGATTCTTTTAGCGTGGACCGTGGATTTTGCAGGAACAGGTCGCGGTTAAAAGAGACATCCAGCAGATTTAAGTTACTGGATGACGACGAAGAGGAGGATCTTATTATTTGA
- the LOC105325385 gene encoding acid phosphatase type 7 isoform X1, producing the protein MCALLSAVFLILATQLSISGVDALDVPEQIHISFGDRPDIMVVMWSCKSHITCHVAYGTSAENMTNHSTSYTSTLNLDSWNALKIIYRAELKGLSAGRRHFYQVRCTQNGGQGHTNSSVFSFRTPDAKTDRQAKFLMYGDLGAVGGIPTFPALLDDVTKNNYDAVWHVGDFGYDLHSNGGKVGDDFMRKIEAIAARIAYMTSPGNHELEKDMHHYRVRFSMPGGGWPMGHDRLWYSVDIGPVHFISYSTEVFFIENQDYVCKQYDWLLKDLIKANQNRHSRPWVVAMGHRPMYCSNKNIDDCTGRILGYWVKYGLEDLFQAQGVDLVLQAHEHSYERLWPVYDYQVMAKNYLDPRAPVHVISGAAGCGENVDYMGDPKPWSAFRADTASSHSYGRLIVVNRTHLLFEQVSVDFNSTIDKFWLVQNNHGPRIGNWECKDGYYNNHPTCKCPLPFHYVTVAVFGGVFIFIVIAMSIYFCTKCCHICRCCQNKCCTGSAKCYTGSAKCCDSFSVDRGFCRNRSRLKETSSRFKLLDDDEEEDLII; encoded by the exons ATGTGCGCTCTGCTGTCAGCTGTCTTCCTGATTCTGGCGACACAGCTCTCCATTTCAG GTGTTGACGCGCTGGATGTTCCCGAACAGATTCACATCAGCTTTGGAGACCGCCCCGACATCATGGTGGTCATGTGGTCTTGTAAATCACACATCACATGTCACGTGGCTTATGGAACCTCCGCCGAGAACATGACAAATCATTCCACCAGTTACACTTCGACATTAAATCTGGATAGTTGGAAcgctttgaaaattatttatagaGCAGAGCTTAAG GGCCTATCAGCTGGCAGACGACATTTCTATCAGGTCCGATGCACTCAAAATGGAGGTCAAGGTCACACCAACAGTTCCGTGTTCTCTTTCAGGACGCCGGATGCAAAAACG GACAGACAAGCAAAGTTTCTTATGTATGGTGACTTGGGTGCAGTGGGGGGCATCCCAACATTCCCTGCTCTActtgatgacgtcacaaaaaaTAACTATGACGCTGTGTGGCATGTTGGTGACTTCGGTTATGACCTTCATTCTAATGGCGGAAAG GTAGGCGACGACTTTATGAGAAAAATTGAAGCTATAGCAGCAAGAATTGCCTACATGACGTCACCCGGTAACCATG AGCTGGAGAAAGACATGCATCACTACAGGGTGAGGTTCTCCATGCCCGGGGGAGGCTGGCCCATGGGGCACGACAGACTGTGGTACAGCGTGGACATAGGGCCAGTTCACTTCATCAG CTATTCCACCGAGGTATTTTTCATCGAAAATCAAGATTACGTGTGTAAGCAATATGACTGGCTGCTAAAAGACCTCATAAAAGCCAATCAAAATCGCCACAGTAGACCTTGGGTCGTTGCCATGGGACATCGACCGATGTACTGCTCCAACAAGAACATTGACGACTGTACCGGGCGAATCCTTGGTTACTGGGTCAAATACGG GCTGGAGGATCTGTTTCAGGCCCAGGGGGTGGACCTCGTGCTCCAGGCTCACGAACACTCCTACGAACGACTGTGGCCGGTCTACGACTACCAGGTCATGGCCAAGAACTACCTCGACCCCCGGGCACCTGTACACGTGATCTCAGGGGCCGCCGGGTGTGGGGAAAATGTTGACTACATGGGAGACCCCA AACCGTGGTCAGCATTCAGAGCAGACACAGCCAGCAGTCACTCCTATGGAAGATTGATAGTAGTCAATCGAACGCACCTTCTGTTTGAACAAGTTTCCGTGGATTTCAACTCAACTATTGACAAATTCTGGTTGGTTCAGAACAATCATGGCCCAAGAATAGGAAACTGGGAGTGTAAGGACGGCTATTACAACAACCACCCTACCTGTAAGTGCCCCCTGCCCTTCCATTACGTCACAGTCGCCGTGTTCGGGGGAGTATTCATTTTCATCGTCATTGCCATgagtatttatttttgtaccaaatGTTGCCACATTTGCCGATGTTGCCAAAACAAGTGTTGCACAGGAAGTGCAAAGTGTTACACAGGAAGTGCAAAGTGCTGCGATTCTTTTAGCGTGGACCGTGGATTTTGCAGGAACAGGTCGCGGTTAAAAGAGACATCCAGCAGATTTAAGTTACTGGATGACGACGAAGAGGAGGATCTTATTATTTGA